The Coffea arabica cultivar ET-39 chromosome 8e, Coffea Arabica ET-39 HiFi, whole genome shotgun sequence genome window below encodes:
- the LOC113703910 gene encoding GATA transcription factor 26 isoform X2: MGKQGPCYHCGVTSTPLWRNGPPEKPVLCNACGSRWRTKGTLVNYTPLHARAEPDDLEDYRNSRVKNISVKNKEAKVLKRKPNHEIEVGAFSPDYNHGFRKGLDEDTSNRSSSGSAISNSESCAQFGSADASDLTGPAQPMVWDSMVPSRKRTCVTRAKPSPVEKLTKDLYTILHEHSPYFSGSSEEDLLFESDKPMVSVEIGHGSVLIRHPSSIAREEESEASSLSVDNKLHPVNEAYSRLTTFSVHTDNKGVNLPNPGAEKVKKPTGQGGEQEQIKWDKDQLEKLQLLGHHSSPLCYVDLKDLLNFGEFVSCLTKEEHQQLLKYLPSIDTSGPPESLRNMFDSIQFEENLSSFQKLLAEGVFDNTLSGVKTEDCRTLKKFVLCNLTKSKWVGQYNLLKDVKCRSSISMSEVAGEFDAVATGHSVNAKRSRDGQYQKFPAKTIMKSPKRVMMKASYEHREVTDNDGSCFSPRSLFALPADNSSLVLDSFNTAESSDQDLLLDVPSNSSFPQAELLLPTSSFGAQASTCSSSGYPQLLHP, translated from the exons GCATGTGGATCCCGGTGGAGAACAAAAGGGACACTCGTAAACTATACCCCTTTACATGCTAGAGCAGAACCAGATGACCTTGAGGACTATAGAAATTCTAGGGTGAAGAATATCTCTGTTAAGAATAAAGAGGCAAAGGTTCTTAAGCGGAAGCCGAATCATGAAATTGAAGTTGGAGCCTTTTCTCCTGATTATAACCATGGCTTCCGCAAAGGTTTAGATGAAGACACAAGCAACAGATCCAGTTCAGGCTCTGCTATATCTAATTCTGAGAGCTGTGCCCAATTTGGCAGTGCTGATGCAAGCGACTTGACTG gTCCAGCCCAGCCCATGGTTTGGGATTCAATGGTGCCTTCAAGGAAGAGAACCTGTGTTACTCGTGCTAAGCCGTCACCAGTTGAGAAGCTTACCAAGGATCTGTATACCATCTTACATGAACATTCTCCCTACTTCTCTGGGTCTTCTGAAGAAGATTTGCTTTTTGAGAGTGACAAACCTATGGTATCTGTTGAGATAGGACATGGAAGTGTACTCATTCGGCATCCCAGCTCAATAGCTAGAGAAGAAGAATCAGAAGCTAGCTCCCTTTCGGTTGATAACAAGCTACACCCAGTCAATGAGGCTTATTCTCGGTTGACAACCTTTTCTGTACATACTGATAACAAAGGTGTCAATCTTCCAAATCCAGGAGCAGAGAAAGTTAAGAAGCCTACTGGGCAGGGTGGGGAACAAGAGCAGATTAAATG GGATAAAGATCAGCTGGAGAAACTGCAATTGCTGGGTCATCACAGTTCGCCACTATGTTATGTTGATCTGAAA GATCTTCTCAATTTTGGTGAGTTTGTGAGTTGCTTAACTAAGGAGGAGCATCAGCAGTTACTTAAATATTTACCGTCCATTGATACTTCTGGACCACCTGAGAG TCTCAGAAACATGTTTGATAGCATACAATTTGAGGAGAACCTGTCTTCCTTCCAGAAGCTGCTTGCTGAAGGTGTTTTTGACAACACACTATCGGGGGTGAAGACAGAAGATTGTAGGACTCTGAAGAAATTTGTATTGTGCAATTTGACAAAATCAAAATGGGTGGGTCAATATAATCTACTAAAG GATGTTAAATGTAGAAGTAGTATTAGCATGTCTGAAGTTGCAGGAGAATTTGATGCTGTTGCAACTGGTCATTCAGTGAATGCTAAAAGATCACGTGATGGACAATATCAGAAGTTTCCAG CAAAGACCATAATGAAGAGTCCAAAAAGAGTGATGATGAAAGCCAGCTATGAACACAGGGAGGTAACAGACAATGATGGCTCATGCTTCAGTCCGAGAAGTCTCTTTGCCCTGCCTGCTGATAATAGCTCCTTGGTGCTGGACTCTTTCAATACGGCAGAAAGTTCAGATCAGGATCTACTGCTGGATGTGCCTTCCAACAGTTCATTTCCGCAGGCAGAACTCCTGCTTCCAACTTCAAGTTTTGGTGCCCAAGCAAGCACTTGTAGTAGCTCAGGATACCCACAGCTCTTGCATCCCTAA
- the LOC113704963 gene encoding uncharacterized protein translates to MMLNPKKYVFGVISKKFLGYLVSWRDIEANPDKLKAVQEISSFRCIRDVQRLIGRLAAMNRFLSQFASKALPFFKVLKKADKFSWTEECQQTFEQMKEYLHHLPTLTSHRPGDKLYLYLSAADGAVSIALILKKGVQMPVYYVSRVLRESETRYVQAEKLVLALIHAAQYNLSYELRTAIKVQALSDFLAELTFNEVNESTSASAKPHQWILHVDDSSNNEGNGAGLLLENSQGELCSYALWFDFTVFNNEIEYETVIAGLQLTRGLGARHILVNSDSQLVVCQILGKYEAREVVMQRYLSKIHQLTAHFESFEIQRISRLQNKRADALSRLASTSFSDLNKMVFIEVLAEPGHLEEIICPVYSDDTWMGPLVRFLGQGKLQEDRAEARKLQRKTARYALQQNLLYKRSYLDSWLRCITPEEGKRILLDIHEGICGAHVGYRILVKKALLLGYFWPTIRRDCQLLVLSCPSCQHHAPEHH, encoded by the exons ATGATGCTGAACcccaaaaaatatgttttcgGGGTCATTTCGAAAAAATTCTTGGGATACCTCGTTTCGTGGCGGGATATAGAAGCAAATCCTGACAAGTTGAAGGCGGTCCAGGAAATATCTTCATTTCGGTGCATCCGAGACGTGCAAAGGCTTATAGGGCGATTGGCAGCCATGAACCGGTTCTTGTCGCAGTTCGCTTCTAAGGCACTGCCCTTCTTCAAGGTGTTAAAGAAGGCTGACAAGTTCTCCTGGACAGAAGAATGCCAACAGACCTTTGAGCAAATGAAGGAGTATCTGCACCACCTCCCAACACTTACCTCACATCGGCCTGGGGACAAGCTATACTTGTACCTGTCTGCCGCCGATGGGGCTGTAAGTATCGCATTGATACTGAAGAAAGGTGTTCAGATGCCGGTTTATTATGTTAGTCGGGTCCTTCGAGAGTCCGAGACTAGATATGTTCAAGCAGAAAAGCTCGTGCTGGCCTTGATCCACGCAGCTC AATACAATTTATCCTACGAGCTCCGGACGGCCATCAAAGTTCAAGCCCTTTCGGACTTCCTAGCCGAACTCACTTTCAATGAAGTGAATGAGTCTACCTCAGCTTCTGCCAAGCCTCACCAATGGATCCTGCATGTGGACGACTCGTCTAACAACGAGGGTAATGGAGCAGGTTTGCTCCTCGAAAATTCTCAAGGAGAACTGTGTTCGTACGCCCTATGGTTTGATTTCACAGTCTTTAATAACGAAATCGAATATGAAACTGTCATCGCCGGCCTACAACTAACTCGTGGGCTCGGAGCTCGGCACATCTTGGTCAACAGCGACTCCCAACTCGTCGTGTGCCAGATACTTGGTAAATATGAGGCCAGAGAGGTGGTCATGCAGCGTTACCTctccaaaattcaccaattaACTGCACACTTCGAGTCCTTCGAAATTCAAAGGATATCTCGGTTGCAGAATAAGCGGGCTGATGCTCTATCCCGACTCGCTTCCACTTCTTTCTCTGACTTGAATAAAATGGTTTTCATTGAGGTCTTGGCCGAGCCGGGCCATTTAGAAGAAATCATATGCCCCGTTTATTCAGATGACACCTGGATGGGCCCGTTAGTTCGGTTTCTTGGACAAGGAAAGCTTCAGGAGGACCGAGCCGAAGCAAGGAAACTTCAGCGCAAGACAGCCCGGTATGCTCTCCAGCAAAACCTCTTGTACAAGAGATCTTACCTCGATTCATGGTTGCGGTGTATCACACCAGAGGAAGGGAAAAGAATTCTCCTAGACATACATGAAGGGATTTGTGGTGCCCACGTCGGCTATAGAATACTGGTTAAGAAGGCCCTATTACTTGGGTATTTTTGGCCGACCATTCGACGAGATTGCCAACTCCTGGTCCTTAGTTGCCCTTCCTGTCAACACCACGCCCCTGAGCACCACTAA
- the LOC113703910 gene encoding GATA transcription factor 26 isoform X1 encodes MGKQGPCYHCGVTSTPLWRNGPPEKPVLCNACGSRWRTKGTLVNYTPLHARAEPDDLEDYRNSRVKNISVKNKEAKVLKRKPNHEIEVGAFSPDYNHGFRKGLDEDTSNRSSSGSAISNSESCAQFGSADASDLTGPAQPMVWDSMVPSRKRTCVTRAKPSPVEKLTKDLYTILHEHSPYFSGSSEEDLLFESDKPMVSVEIGHGSVLIRHPSSIAREEESEASSLSVDNKLHPVNEAYSRLTTFSVHTDNKGVNLPNPGAEKVKKPTGQGGEQEQIKWDKDQLEKLQLLGHHSSPLCYVDLKDLLNFGEFVSCLTKEEHQQLLKYLPSIDTSGPPESLRNMFDSIQFEENLSSFQKLLAEGVFDNTLSGVKTEDCRTLKKFVLCNLTKSKWVGQYNLLKDVKCRSSISMSEVAGEFDAVATGHSVNAKRSRDGQYQKFPAAKTIMKSPKRVMMKASYEHREVTDNDGSCFSPRSLFALPADNSSLVLDSFNTAESSDQDLLLDVPSNSSFPQAELLLPTSSFGAQASTCSSSGYPQLLHP; translated from the exons GCATGTGGATCCCGGTGGAGAACAAAAGGGACACTCGTAAACTATACCCCTTTACATGCTAGAGCAGAACCAGATGACCTTGAGGACTATAGAAATTCTAGGGTGAAGAATATCTCTGTTAAGAATAAAGAGGCAAAGGTTCTTAAGCGGAAGCCGAATCATGAAATTGAAGTTGGAGCCTTTTCTCCTGATTATAACCATGGCTTCCGCAAAGGTTTAGATGAAGACACAAGCAACAGATCCAGTTCAGGCTCTGCTATATCTAATTCTGAGAGCTGTGCCCAATTTGGCAGTGCTGATGCAAGCGACTTGACTG gTCCAGCCCAGCCCATGGTTTGGGATTCAATGGTGCCTTCAAGGAAGAGAACCTGTGTTACTCGTGCTAAGCCGTCACCAGTTGAGAAGCTTACCAAGGATCTGTATACCATCTTACATGAACATTCTCCCTACTTCTCTGGGTCTTCTGAAGAAGATTTGCTTTTTGAGAGTGACAAACCTATGGTATCTGTTGAGATAGGACATGGAAGTGTACTCATTCGGCATCCCAGCTCAATAGCTAGAGAAGAAGAATCAGAAGCTAGCTCCCTTTCGGTTGATAACAAGCTACACCCAGTCAATGAGGCTTATTCTCGGTTGACAACCTTTTCTGTACATACTGATAACAAAGGTGTCAATCTTCCAAATCCAGGAGCAGAGAAAGTTAAGAAGCCTACTGGGCAGGGTGGGGAACAAGAGCAGATTAAATG GGATAAAGATCAGCTGGAGAAACTGCAATTGCTGGGTCATCACAGTTCGCCACTATGTTATGTTGATCTGAAA GATCTTCTCAATTTTGGTGAGTTTGTGAGTTGCTTAACTAAGGAGGAGCATCAGCAGTTACTTAAATATTTACCGTCCATTGATACTTCTGGACCACCTGAGAG TCTCAGAAACATGTTTGATAGCATACAATTTGAGGAGAACCTGTCTTCCTTCCAGAAGCTGCTTGCTGAAGGTGTTTTTGACAACACACTATCGGGGGTGAAGACAGAAGATTGTAGGACTCTGAAGAAATTTGTATTGTGCAATTTGACAAAATCAAAATGGGTGGGTCAATATAATCTACTAAAG GATGTTAAATGTAGAAGTAGTATTAGCATGTCTGAAGTTGCAGGAGAATTTGATGCTGTTGCAACTGGTCATTCAGTGAATGCTAAAAGATCACGTGATGGACAATATCAGAAGTTTCCAG CAGCAAAGACCATAATGAAGAGTCCAAAAAGAGTGATGATGAAAGCCAGCTATGAACACAGGGAGGTAACAGACAATGATGGCTCATGCTTCAGTCCGAGAAGTCTCTTTGCCCTGCCTGCTGATAATAGCTCCTTGGTGCTGGACTCTTTCAATACGGCAGAAAGTTCAGATCAGGATCTACTGCTGGATGTGCCTTCCAACAGTTCATTTCCGCAGGCAGAACTCCTGCTTCCAACTTCAAGTTTTGGTGCCCAAGCAAGCACTTGTAGTAGCTCAGGATACCCACAGCTCTTGCATCCCTAA